Below is a window of Janthinobacterium lividum DNA.
CTCTTGTGCTGCGGCAGCCCTTGAGGCGGCGCAAGACTAGCTTGGCCGCTGCTGCCTACACTGGTATTTCACTGTGCAGTTTCACTTCCATGAGGTAATACATGAGCTCGACATATACCGGAAAATCCAGCAGCGACAACATCCTCGCCGACGCCGACAAGGCCCGCGACAAACTGGTCGGCGACTTGAAAACCGTCATCAATGAAGCGGAAGGCTGGCTCGATGGCGCCAAGGATCAGACGGGCGAGAATGTCAAAGCCGTCAAGGACAAGTTCATCGCCACCCTGGAAACGGCCAAGAAAGACTTGATCAAGCTGGAAGAAGACTTGCTCGAACGGACCAAGAAGGCGGCCAAGGCCACCGACGAATACGTGCAGGACAATCCATGGAAAGCCGTGGGCGCGGGCGCCGTCATTGGCGTGCTGTTCGGCCTGCTGCTTTCCTCGTCACGCCGCTAGGCAGTACCAACGAAGTACCGACGGCGCTGGCCGTCTCCTGACGCGAAAGGCAGCATATGGCTATCGTGCACCATGTCGCCCAAGTCGCAGCGACCCTCGCCGCCATCGTCCAGACCCGTCTGGCCCTGGCGGCCGTGGAAATGGAAGAAGAGTCGCTGCGCTTCCTGTCCTATCTGGCGCTGGCCATGCTGGCACTGCTGTGCCTATTCGTCGGCCTGGTATTGATCGTGTTCCTCGTCATCGTGCTGTTCTGGGATACGCACCGCATTACCGCCATCGCCATCACGGCCGCCGTCTTCATCGGTGCCGCCCTCGCCACCCTGCTGGGCGTGCGCGCCAGTTTCCGCAGCAAGCCGAAACTGC
It encodes the following:
- a CDS encoding DUF883 domain-containing protein, giving the protein MSSTYTGKSSSDNILADADKARDKLVGDLKTVINEAEGWLDGAKDQTGENVKAVKDKFIATLETAKKDLIKLEEDLLERTKKAAKATDEYVQDNPWKAVGAGAVIGVLFGLLLSSSRR
- a CDS encoding phage holin family protein, which codes for MAIVHHVAQVAATLAAIVQTRLALAAVEMEEESLRFLSYLALAMLALLCLFVGLVLIVFLVIVLFWDTHRITAIAITAAVFIGAALATLLGVRASFRSKPKLLSFTLSELNKDLDELQLLARREAERP